The Micromonospora violae DNA segment GGTGAGCTTGCGGACGTGCGCGGGCAGTCGACCGCTGACGATCTCGGCGAGGCTCACCTCGTCGACGACCCGTCGGACGGCGGCGCGCACCGCCACCCACAGGCCGGGCAGATTCTGCGCCGAGCCTTCGTACTGGGTCTCCTCGGGGCGCAGCCCGCGTACCCCGGCGAGGGGGCCCTCCACGGCGCGCAGGACCGCGCCGACGGTGACCTCGCGGGGCGGGCGCGCGAGGGTGTAGCCGCCCTCGGCGCCGCGCTGGGCGCGGACGATGCCGGCCCGGCGTAGATCCGCCAGGACCGCCTCCAGGAACTTGCGGGGCATGTCCTGCTCCGCGGCGATGGCCTGGGTGGACAGCAGCGAGGGGTACGCGGTGGCGAGGCTCAACGCCGCCCGTACCGCGTAGTCGCCGCGCGCGGAGATCTGCA contains these protein-coding regions:
- a CDS encoding RrF2 family transcriptional regulator, yielding MQISARGDYAVRAALSLATAYPSLLSTQAIAAEQDMPRKFLEAVLADLRRAGIVRAQRGAEGGYTLARPPREVTVGAVLRAVEGPLAGVRGLRPEETQYEGSAQNLPGLWVAVRAAVRRVVDEVSLAEIVSGRLPAHVRKLTALPDAWEPR